The Lactuca sativa cultivar Salinas chromosome 2, Lsat_Salinas_v11, whole genome shotgun sequence genome includes a window with the following:
- the LOC111894355 gene encoding 1,4-alpha-glucan-branching enzyme 2-2, chloroplastic/amyloplastic isoform X1, whose protein sequence is MVYTLPGIRLNTLPSISHSGGDRRSTVAASSSTNLSLLLRKSSLTRKFIAGRSESQSFIVGATEKVLDNSSSTEQLEALDEDSEHSKINLDEEQLDEINEKDFVASPVLVEDIAAMEEVDLVSLFDIDKESEEIRKLSIPPPGKGERIYEIDPLLSNHREHLEYRYSHYKKIREAIDKYEGGLEAFSRGYEKLGFTRSKTGITYREWAPGAKSASLIGDFNNWNPNADVMTRNEFGVWEIFLPNNVDDSSPIPHGSRVKIRMDTPSGIKDSIPAWIKFSVQAPGEIPYNGIYYDPPQEEKYVFQHPRPKKPKSLRIYEAHVGMSSTEPMINTYANFRDDVLPRIKKLGYNAVQIMAIQEHSYYASFGYHVTNFFAPSSRCGTPDDLKSMIDKAHELGLVVLMDIVHSHSSNNTLDGLNMFDGTDSQYFHSGERGYHWMWDSRLFNYGHWEVLRYLLSNARWWLDEYKFDGFRFDGVTSMMYTHHGLQVAFTGNYSEYFGLTTDVDAVVYLMLVNDLIHGLFPQAISIGEDVSGMPTFCIPVQDGGVGFDYRLHMAVADKWIELLKLRDEDWKMGDIIHTLTNRRWSEKCVCYAESHDQALVGDKTIAFWLMDKDMYEFMALDRASTPLIDRGIALHKMIRLITMGLGGEGYLNFMGNEFGHPEWIDFPRADQRLPDGRFIPGNGNSFDKCRRRFDLGDADYLRYHGLQEFDQAMQHLEEAHNFMTSGHQYISRKHEGEKVIIFEREDLVFVFNFHWYNSYSDYRVGCLHPGKYKIALDSDDSLFGGFDRLDHEAEFFTFEGNHDNRPRSFMVYAPARTAVVYKLITDVVDPTPLGQHQIS, encoded by the exons atggtttatacACTGCCTGGAATTCGATTGAATACTCTTCCATCAATTTCCCACTCTGGTGGTGATCGGAGGAGTACGGTTGCTGCTTCTAGTTCTACAAATCTGTCACTCTTGTTGAGGAAAAGTTCATTAACTC GGAAGTTTATAGCTGGAAGATCTGAATCTCAATCTTTTATAGTTGGAGCAACAGAGAAAGTTCTTGATAATTCTTCTTCAACTGAGCAATTAGAAGCTCTTGATGAAGATTCTGAACATTCCAAA ATAAATCTTGATGAAGAACAACTTGATGAAATAAATGAAAAGGATTTTGTTGCTTCACCAGTTCTTGTTGAAGATATTGCAGCTATGGAGGAAGTAGATTTAGTTTCTTTATTTGATATTGATAAAGAAAGTGAAGAAATTAGAAAATTATCGATTCCTCCTCCTGGAAAAGGGGAGAGAATATATGAAATTGATCCACTTTTAAGCAATCATCGTGAACATCTTGAGTATAG ATATTCACATTACAAGAAGATACGTGAAGCAATTGACAAATATGAAGGTGGTTTGGAGGCGTTTTCACGTGGTTATGAGAAATTAGGTTTCACTCGAag CAAAACAGGTATCACTTATAGAGAATGGGCACCTGGGGCAAag TCTGCTTCACTTATTGGAGATTTCAACAACTGGAATCCAAATGCTGATGTTATGACCCGG AATGAATTTGGTGTGTGGGAGATCTTTTTGCCAAACAATGTTGATGATTCTTCACCTATTCCTCATGGTTCTCGAGTAAAg ATTCGTATGGATACGCCATCTGGCATTAAAGACTCGATTCCTGCTTGGATCAAGTTTTCAGTACAAGCACCTGGTGAGATTCCTTATAATGGAATATACTATGATCCCCCACAAGAG GAAAAATACGTGTTTCAACATCCAAGACCAAAGAAGCCGAAATCTCTTAGGATTTATGAGGCACATGTGGGAATGAGTAGTACG GAACCAATGATCAACACGTATGCTAACTTTAGAGACGATGTTCTCCCTCGCATAAAAAAACTCGGTTACAATGCAGTTCAAATCATGGCTATTCAAGAGCATTCATATTATGCTAGCTTTGG GTACCATGTGACAAATTTTTTTGCACCAAGTAGTCGATGTGGAACTCCAGATGATCTTAAATCAATGATTGATAAAGCACATGAATTAGGTCTTGTTGTTCTCATGGATATTGTGCATAG TCATTCGTCAAACAACACATTAGATGGATTAAATATGTTTGATGGAACTGATAGTCAATACTTTCATTCTGGAGAAAGGGGTTATCATTGGATGTGGGATTCTCGCCTTTTTAACTATGGACATTGGGag gtgttaagatatCTTCTTTCAAATGCAAGATGGTGGTTGGATGAATATAAGTTTGATGGATTTAGATTTGATGGAGTCACTTCAATGATGTATACACATCATGGTTTACAG GTAGCTTTTACTGGAAACTACAGTGAGTATTTTGGGTTAACAACTGATGTTGATGCTGTGGTTTATTTGATGCTTGTTAATGATCTTATTCATGGCCTCTTCCCTCAAGCAATCTCCATTGGTGAAGAT GTGAGTGGAATGCCAACATTTTGTATTCCTGTACAAGATGGTGGTGTAGGATTTGATTATCGTTTGCATATGGCAGTTGCTGATAAGTGGATTGAGCTTCTTAA GCTAAGGGATGAAGATTGGAAAATGGGAGATATAATTCACACACTTACTAACAGAAGATGGTCAGAAAAGTGTGTTTGTTATGCAGAAAGTCATGATCAAGCTTTAGTTGGTGATAAAACTATTGCATTTTGGCTTATGGATAAG GATATGTATGAATTCATGGCATTAGATAGAGCTTCAACTCCTCTTATAGATCGTGGAATTGCATTGCATAAAATGATACGTCTTATTACAATGGGATTAGGTGGAGAAGGATATTTAAATTTCATGGGAAATGAATTCGGccatcctg AGTGGATAGATTTTCCAAGAGCTGATCAACGGCTTCCAGATGGAAGATTTATACCTGGGAATGGAAATAGCTTTGATAAGTGTAGGCGAAGATTTGATCTG GGCGATGCTGATTATTTAAGATATCATGGATTGCAAGAATTCGATCAGGCCATGCAACATCTTGAAGAAGCTCATAAT TTCATGACTTCAGGACACCAATATATATCAAGGAAACACGAGGGCGAAAAAGTAATTATATTTGAAAGAGAAGACTTGGTTTTCGTGTTTAATTTCCATTGGTATAACAGTTATTCAGACTACAGGGTCGGATGTTTACACCCCGGAAAGTATAAG ATTGCCCTAGACTCTGATGATAGCTTATTTGGAGGCTTCGATAGACTTGACCACGAGGCTGAATTTTTCACCTTT GAAGGAAACCATGATAACCGACCTcgatcatttatggtgtatgcaCCTGCCCGAACTGCAGTGGTTTACAAGCTCATAACTGATGTGGTGGACCCCACACCATTAGGGCAGCATCAGATTAGTTGA
- the LOC111894355 gene encoding 1,4-alpha-glucan-branching enzyme 1, chloroplastic/amyloplastic isoform X2, translating to MVYTLPGIRLNTLPSISHSGGDRRSTVAASSSTNLSLLLRKSSLTRKFIAGRSESQSFIVGATEKVLDNSSSTEQLEALDEDSEHSKINLDEEQLDEINEKDFVASPVLVEDIAAMEEVDLVSLFDIDKESEEIRKLSIPPPGKGERIYEIDPLLSNHREHLEYRYSHYKKIREAIDKYEGGLEAFSRGYEKLGFTRSKTGITYREWAPGAKSASLIGDFNNWNPNADVMTRNEFGVWEIFLPNNVDDSSPIPHGSRVKIRMDTPSGIKDSIPAWIKFSVQAPGEIPYNGIYYDPPQEEKYVFQHPRPKKPKSLRIYEAHVGMSSTEPMINTYANFRDDVLPRIKKLGYNAVQIMAIQEHSYYASFGYHVTNFFAPSSRCGTPDDLKSMIDKAHELGLVVLMDIVHSHSSNNTLDGLNMFDGTDSQYFHSGERGYHWMWDSRLFNYGHWEVLRYLLSNARWWLDEYKFDGFRFDGVTSMMYTHHGLQVSGMPTFCIPVQDGGVGFDYRLHMAVADKWIELLKLRDEDWKMGDIIHTLTNRRWSEKCVCYAESHDQALVGDKTIAFWLMDKDMYEFMALDRASTPLIDRGIALHKMIRLITMGLGGEGYLNFMGNEFGHPEWIDFPRADQRLPDGRFIPGNGNSFDKCRRRFDLGDADYLRYHGLQEFDQAMQHLEEAHNFMTSGHQYISRKHEGEKVIIFEREDLVFVFNFHWYNSYSDYRVGCLHPGKYKIALDSDDSLFGGFDRLDHEAEFFTFEGNHDNRPRSFMVYAPARTAVVYKLITDVVDPTPLGQHQIS from the exons atggtttatacACTGCCTGGAATTCGATTGAATACTCTTCCATCAATTTCCCACTCTGGTGGTGATCGGAGGAGTACGGTTGCTGCTTCTAGTTCTACAAATCTGTCACTCTTGTTGAGGAAAAGTTCATTAACTC GGAAGTTTATAGCTGGAAGATCTGAATCTCAATCTTTTATAGTTGGAGCAACAGAGAAAGTTCTTGATAATTCTTCTTCAACTGAGCAATTAGAAGCTCTTGATGAAGATTCTGAACATTCCAAA ATAAATCTTGATGAAGAACAACTTGATGAAATAAATGAAAAGGATTTTGTTGCTTCACCAGTTCTTGTTGAAGATATTGCAGCTATGGAGGAAGTAGATTTAGTTTCTTTATTTGATATTGATAAAGAAAGTGAAGAAATTAGAAAATTATCGATTCCTCCTCCTGGAAAAGGGGAGAGAATATATGAAATTGATCCACTTTTAAGCAATCATCGTGAACATCTTGAGTATAG ATATTCACATTACAAGAAGATACGTGAAGCAATTGACAAATATGAAGGTGGTTTGGAGGCGTTTTCACGTGGTTATGAGAAATTAGGTTTCACTCGAag CAAAACAGGTATCACTTATAGAGAATGGGCACCTGGGGCAAag TCTGCTTCACTTATTGGAGATTTCAACAACTGGAATCCAAATGCTGATGTTATGACCCGG AATGAATTTGGTGTGTGGGAGATCTTTTTGCCAAACAATGTTGATGATTCTTCACCTATTCCTCATGGTTCTCGAGTAAAg ATTCGTATGGATACGCCATCTGGCATTAAAGACTCGATTCCTGCTTGGATCAAGTTTTCAGTACAAGCACCTGGTGAGATTCCTTATAATGGAATATACTATGATCCCCCACAAGAG GAAAAATACGTGTTTCAACATCCAAGACCAAAGAAGCCGAAATCTCTTAGGATTTATGAGGCACATGTGGGAATGAGTAGTACG GAACCAATGATCAACACGTATGCTAACTTTAGAGACGATGTTCTCCCTCGCATAAAAAAACTCGGTTACAATGCAGTTCAAATCATGGCTATTCAAGAGCATTCATATTATGCTAGCTTTGG GTACCATGTGACAAATTTTTTTGCACCAAGTAGTCGATGTGGAACTCCAGATGATCTTAAATCAATGATTGATAAAGCACATGAATTAGGTCTTGTTGTTCTCATGGATATTGTGCATAG TCATTCGTCAAACAACACATTAGATGGATTAAATATGTTTGATGGAACTGATAGTCAATACTTTCATTCTGGAGAAAGGGGTTATCATTGGATGTGGGATTCTCGCCTTTTTAACTATGGACATTGGGag gtgttaagatatCTTCTTTCAAATGCAAGATGGTGGTTGGATGAATATAAGTTTGATGGATTTAGATTTGATGGAGTCACTTCAATGATGTATACACATCATGGTTTACAG GTGAGTGGAATGCCAACATTTTGTATTCCTGTACAAGATGGTGGTGTAGGATTTGATTATCGTTTGCATATGGCAGTTGCTGATAAGTGGATTGAGCTTCTTAA GCTAAGGGATGAAGATTGGAAAATGGGAGATATAATTCACACACTTACTAACAGAAGATGGTCAGAAAAGTGTGTTTGTTATGCAGAAAGTCATGATCAAGCTTTAGTTGGTGATAAAACTATTGCATTTTGGCTTATGGATAAG GATATGTATGAATTCATGGCATTAGATAGAGCTTCAACTCCTCTTATAGATCGTGGAATTGCATTGCATAAAATGATACGTCTTATTACAATGGGATTAGGTGGAGAAGGATATTTAAATTTCATGGGAAATGAATTCGGccatcctg AGTGGATAGATTTTCCAAGAGCTGATCAACGGCTTCCAGATGGAAGATTTATACCTGGGAATGGAAATAGCTTTGATAAGTGTAGGCGAAGATTTGATCTG GGCGATGCTGATTATTTAAGATATCATGGATTGCAAGAATTCGATCAGGCCATGCAACATCTTGAAGAAGCTCATAAT TTCATGACTTCAGGACACCAATATATATCAAGGAAACACGAGGGCGAAAAAGTAATTATATTTGAAAGAGAAGACTTGGTTTTCGTGTTTAATTTCCATTGGTATAACAGTTATTCAGACTACAGGGTCGGATGTTTACACCCCGGAAAGTATAAG ATTGCCCTAGACTCTGATGATAGCTTATTTGGAGGCTTCGATAGACTTGACCACGAGGCTGAATTTTTCACCTTT GAAGGAAACCATGATAACCGACCTcgatcatttatggtgtatgcaCCTGCCCGAACTGCAGTGGTTTACAAGCTCATAACTGATGTGGTGGACCCCACACCATTAGGGCAGCATCAGATTAGTTGA